The genomic region AGACAAGATCTAACCATCTTCCCTTTGCAAGCTTCAAAAAATCCTTTGCCACTTTAGAGCACTCCTTCAACGGTAAAAAACCCATTTTTCGCTCATCCTAAACTGTATAAAGGTGAACACAGCTATAAATGCAAAGAGCGATAAAGATACGGCAGCAGCATAACCCATATTAAAGAAACGGAACCCTGTCTCGTAAATGTACATGACAACCGTGCGCGTAGCACCACCTGGTCCCCCCCTGGTGAGAACATAAGGCATATCAAAGACTTGAAAAGCGTTGATAAGGCCAATGACAACAAGAAAGAAAGTCGTGGGCGAAAGCAAAGGAAGGGTGATGTGAAAGAATTGCTGCAGCCTACCTGCTCCATCTACCTCAGCAGCCTCGTAAAGCTGTTGAGGAATGCTCTGAAGGCCGGCTAAAAAAACTACGACGTAAAATCCTACGTTTTTCCAAGTTTCAACGAGAATAACAGAAACTCGTGCCCACTGAGTAGAGAAAAGCCAGTTGATCCGGCCGATTCCAAGCTTCCCAAGATAATAATTGACAATACCAAGGTCAGGGTTTAGAAGAAGATGCCACACCAATGCTACAGCCGTAGCAGAGATAACATAGGGGAAAAAATAGGCGGTCCTTAGGAAATATTTAAGAAATCGATTGGCTCTCTGGTCAATAATTACAGCTATAATCAGTCCCAAGATAATTTCAAGGCTCACCACGCCTCCTA from Candidatus Caldatribacterium sp. harbors:
- a CDS encoding sugar ABC transporter permease, whose product is MSLEIILGLIIAVIIDQRANRFLKYFLRTAYFFPYVISATAVALVWHLLLNPDLGIVNYYLGKLGIGRINWLFSTQWARVSVILVETWKNVGFYVVVFLAGLQSIPQQLYEAAEVDGAGRLQQFFHITLPLLSPTTFFLVVIGLINAFQVFDMPYVLTRGGPGGATRTVVMYIYETGFRFFNMGYAAAVSLSLFAFIAVFTFIQFRMSEKWVFYR